Proteins from a single region of Thunnus albacares chromosome 14, fThuAlb1.1, whole genome shotgun sequence:
- the LOC122997067 gene encoding cone cGMP-specific 3',5'-cyclic phosphodiesterase subunit alpha'-like codes for MGDKDTVEKFLDNNPQFAKEYYEKKIKADVITAAFNNQVQVKDPASYKDVSTIQEAEFIFELIKEIQGNNPMEKALHKILQRIALLIHADRCSYFGYRARNGTPELSTILFDVTHNSPYDRNIVNPNVEIVFPTDMGIVGWTAHSKKPQNIADVKKDSHFSDFVDKQTKYTTKCMLTAPLMSGKEPIGVIMALNKQGADEFSKSDQELFNKYVNFAAVVVLQAHTAYMWDVESRRSQVLLWSASKVFEELTDIERQFHKALYTVRTYIKCERYSVGLLDMTKDKEFFDEWAIKLGDQEPYKGPKTPDGREINFYKIIDYLLEDKEEIKVIPGPPADHWALVSGLPSYVAENGFICNMMNAAADDYFSFQKEGVDETGWKIKNVLSLPIVNKKEEIVGVATFYNRKDGKPFDENDEQITEALTQFLGWSTLNSDTYDKLNRTEWSKEVAQEMLMYQTKATPNDVQSILNTQEKFGSEPEDCDQKEMYKLLRANIPEAKNVELLEFRFSDFPLSEFDLIKCGIRCFFELGVVEKFKVQAETLTRWMYTVRRGYRDITYHNWRHGFNVGQTMFTLLLTGKLKKYYSDLEAFAMVSAGFCHDIDHRGTNNLYQTKSASPLAKLHSSSVMERHHLEYSKTLMEDEKLNIFQNLQKRQFETVQHLFEVCIIATDLALYFKKRTMFQKIVESVEGIPEEKERINYISNNPTRKEIIMAMMMTACDLSAITKPWEVQSKVALMVAAEFWEQGDLERTVLEQQPIPMMDRNHADELPKMQCGFIDFVCSFVYKEFARFHNEISPMFEGLNINRGEWRALADVHEAKMKAIEDEKKRLEGGDQEGDDGKKSKTCVIC; via the exons ATGGGAGACAAAGACACTGTAGAGAAGTTCCTTGACAACAACCCACAGTTTGCTAAGGAATACTACGAAAAGAAAATCAAGGCAGATGTGATCACTGCTGCCTTCAACAACCAGGTCCAGGTCAAAGACCCAGCCTCTTACAAGGATGTCTCTACCATCCAGGAGGCTGAGTTCATATTCGAGCTCATTAAGGAGATTCAGGGCAACAACCCGATGGAAAAAGCCCTGCATAAAATTCTCCAGAGGATTGCTCTGCTGATTCATGCTGATCGTTGCAGCTACTTTGGCTACAGGGCTCGTAACGGAACACCTGAGCTATCCACCATCCTCTTCGATGTGACACACAATTCTCCATATGATAGAAATATAGTGAACCCCAATGTAGAGATTGTTTTTCCCACTGACATGGGAATTGTTGGATGGACGGCACACTCCAAGAAGCCTCAGAACATTGCTGATGTGAAGAAG GATTCTCATTTCAGTGACTTTGTGGACAAACAGACCAAATATACCACAAAATGCATGCTCACTGCTCCCCTTATGAGTGGAAAGGAACCCATTGGTGTCATCATGGCACTCAACAAACAGGGTGCTGATGAATTCTCCAAGAGTGATCAGGAG CTCTTCAATAAGTATGTGAACTTTGCCGCTGTGGTCGTTCTCCAAGCCCACACTGCTTACATGTGGGATGTAGAGTCCAGGAGAAGCCAg GTTTTGCTGTGGTCAGCCAGCAAAGTTTTTGAGGAGTTGACGGATATCGAGAGGCAGTTTCACAAAGCCTTGTACACAGTGAGGACATATATCAAGTGTGAGAGATACTCTGTGGGACTCCTGGACATGACCAAAGACAAG GAATTCTTCGATGAGTGGGCAATCAAACTAGGAGACCAGGAGCCATACAAGGGCCCAAAGACACCTGATGGCAGA GAAATCAACTTCTACAAGATTATTGACTACTTGCTGGAAGACAAAGAGGAGATTAAAGTTATCCC CGGCCCTCCTGCCGATCACTGGGCTCTGGTCAGCGGACTCCCCTCATATGTGGCTGAGAACGGATTT ATCTGCAACATGATGAATGCTGCAGCAGATGATTACTTTTCATTTCAG AAAGAAGGAGTGGATGAAACTGGATGGAAGATTAAGAATGTCCTCTCCCTCCCTATCGTcaacaaaaaggaagaaattGTTGGTGTTGCCACTTTCTACAACAGAAAAGACGGCAAACCATTTGACGAGAATGATGAACAAATTACAGAA GCTCTAACTCAGTTCCTTGGCTGGTCCACTCTGAATAGCGACACATACGACAAACTCAACAGGACAGAGTGGAGCAAAGAAGTTGCACAGGAAATGCTCATGTACCAGACAAAGGCAACACCAAATGATGTGCAGTCCATTCTG AACACTCAAGAGAAGTTTGGCTCTGAACCAGAGGACTGTGACCAGAAGGAGATGTACAAACTGTTG AGAGCCAACATCCCTGAAGCCAAGAATGTGGAGCTGCTGGAATTCCGCTTCAGCGACTTCCCCTTGTCAGAGTTTGACCTCATCAAGTGTGGCATCCGCTGCTTCTTTGAGCTTGGGGTGGTAGAGAAGTTCAAAGTCCAAGCCGAG ACCCTGACAAGATGGATGTACACCGTTCGCAGGGGATACCGTGACATCACCTACCACAACTGGAGGCATGGCTTCAATGTTGGCCAAACTATGTTCACTCTGCTGCTA ACAGGTAAACTGAAGAAGTATTACTCTGATCTTGAGGCCTTTGCCATGGTTTCTGCCGGTTTCTGCCACGATATTGATCACAGAGGAACCAACAATCTCTACCAGACAAA GAGTGCATCCCCACTGGCAAAACTGCACAGCAGCTCGGTTATGGAGCGACATCATCTTGAGTACAGTAAGACACTGATGGAGGATGAG AAGCTGAATATCTTCCAAAACCTTCAGAAGCGTCAGTTTGAGACGGTGCAGCATCTGTTTGAAGTTTGCATAATTGCCACTGATCTCGCCCTCTATTTCAA GAAGCGAACAATGTTCCAAAAAATTGTGGAATCTGTAGAGGGGATtccagaggagaaagagagaatcaACTACATCTCCAACAATCCAACCAGGAAGGAAATTATCAT GGCAATGATGATGACAGCTTGTGACCTGTCAGCCATTACCAAGCCATGGGAGGTTCAGAGCAAG GTTGCTCTGATGGTGGCAGCAGAGTTTTGGGAGCAGGGAGACCTGGAAAGGACAGTTCTTGAGCAGCAGCCTATT CCAATGATGGATAGAAATCATGCCGATGAGCTGCCCAAGATGCAGTGCGGTTTCATTGATTTTGTGTGCTCCTTTGTGTACAAG GAGTTTGCTCGCTTCCACAATGAGATCAGCCCCATGTTTGAGGGGCTGAACATCAACAGGGGAGAGTGGAGAGCTCTCGCAGACGTCCACGAAGCCAAGATGAAGGCTATTGAAGACGAGAAGAAAAGGCTGGAGGGTGGAGACCAAGAAG GTGATGATGGCAAGAAGTCAAAGACATGTGTTATCTGCTAG
- the LOC122996537 gene encoding free fatty acid receptor 4-like: MDLNPHTHFLHLTNFTYFSFFSEPHHSDHVATTIVETLVISAVFLLSVAANAVAAALVTWERRLLANKTILTLNLFVADLLFVSMIPLIVAVRWTVSWTLGYAACQTVLYVICVSGCVTITTLASISVERVQAILQLQTVPTLNPRMVTATLTFIWAFSAFTSIPLSVFFTVMEVDFPEQERVHICTLKWPDTTGEIVWNVAFTALCFLLPGLVIVVSYSKILQIIKSCRRRLQPRDSHSPVGDSLEYQVSRQDIKLFRTLLVLVLSFLIMWSPIFIITFLILARNFLGHPHISSTMFFWVVTFTLANSALNPILYSICQFKNNWRRVCCGSVVAPLREGPRASRRTQGMHP; the protein is encoded by the exons ATGGATTTAAACCCTCACACTCACTTTCTCCACTTGACAAACTTCACatatttttccttcttctctgagCCGCACCACTCTGATCACGTTGCCACCACTATTGTCGAGACCTTGGTTATCTCCGCtgtcttcctgctctctgtggCAGCGAATGCAGTAGCGGCAGCCCTGGTAACCTGGGAACGCAGACTGCTGGCCAACAAGACCATCCTGACCCTCAACTTGTTTGTGGCCGACCTGCTGTTTGTCAGCATGATCCCACTGATTGTGGCGGTGCGGTGGACCGTGTCCTGGACGCTGGGCTATGCAGCCTGTCAAACTGTGCTGTATGTTATCTGTGTGAGCGGCTGTGTCACCATCACTACCCTGGCCTCCATCAGTGTGGAGAGAGTCCAGGCTATCCTCCAGCTGCAGACTGTCCCCACTCTGAACCCCAGGATGGTGACAGCCACCCTCACCTTCATCTGGGCCTTTTCTGCATTCACATCCATTCCTCTCAGTGTGTTCTTCACTGTGATGGAAGTGGATTTCCCTGAGCAG GAACGTGTCCACATCTGTACTCTCAAGTGGCCTGACACGACTGGAGAGATTGTGTGGAATGTAGCCTTTACAGCTCTGTGCTTCCTTCTGCCAGGACTCGTCATTGTGGTCAGTTACAGCAAAATATTACAG ATTATTAAAAGTTGTAGGCGAAGGCTCCAACCCAGAGACAGTCACTCCCCTGTTGGAGACTCGCTTGAGTACCAAGTCTCCCGCCAGGATATTAAACTCTTCCGCACCTTGCTGGTCCTTGTGCTCTCTTTCTTAATCATGTGGAGCCCTATTTTCATCATCACCTTCCTCATCCTGGCAAGAAACTTCCTGGGCCACCCGCATATCTCATCTACAATGTTCTTCTGGGTGGTAACGTTCACACTGGCCAACTCAGCCCTCAATCCCATCCTCTACTCTATCTGCCAGTTCAAGAACAACTGGCGCAGGGTGTGCTGTGGCTCGGTTGTCGCACCGCTGAGAGAAGGACCTCGTGCCAGCCGTCGGACACAAGGAATGCATCCATGA